One Harpia harpyja isolate bHarHar1 chromosome 11, bHarHar1 primary haplotype, whole genome shotgun sequence genomic window, CTGATCCCTAATATCATCTAATAACATCTCTAACCAGTCTCTAACAGTCCTTTCTCCGTCTCAGCTCAGCCAAGCCCCTGCCATTCAGGAGGGAACATCTAAACACATCCCCTCATTATGGGGGGAAGCTCTGCCTCCTCTCAGCCCAGAAACACCAACTCCTTCCCAGCAGGTGACTGCGGCTGCTGGTGGGAACCAGCACCGGCCGCTGCCAGCCTGGGTGGCAATTTGGGGTCCTGGCCGTGGGATGAGAGCTGGAGCGTGTTGTCAGGGCTCCCAGTCCTGCAGCCTTCCTGCAGATTCCCTAAATCCCACTTCTCATTGGATTTCTTCATTAAATGTAGATTAGATCAGATGGCGTTTCTTTCGCTACGAAGTAATTTGGCTTTCCATTTAGTGGGCCCATCTGATAAATAATGGCTCGAAATAACGTAATTCCACCTGCCCTTGATCACACCGAGTCTGTGCTGGACTTCTGCTCCCTCCTTAGCTCTGGCTTGGCACTTCCAGATCTCAGGGTACAATTTAAATCCCCACTGTAGGAGGAGAGCCCTGCCTGGAGGAATGGAGACCAAAGCCACCAGATTATCTTCATTTTACTGACATACAGGCAAAGTGATGAAGGCAGAGGTGGGGGCTGAGCGTGGGTCACCCAGCTCTCCATCCACCTCTGTGCTTGAGCCCCATCTCCGTCCTGGCAGTCCCTCGGCGTGCAGGCTCTCCACCGGCACTGCCACCACGGGAAGCCCTCGCAGAGGGGTCACCCAAGACTGAATATGTAAAGGGTGCTGGTCCTTAATTCCCACGTGCTCCAAAGCTTTTTGTGCATCGAGAAGTGGGAGCTGAACCTGCATCTTCTTGCTGGGCAGCGAGCGAGGCCAGAGGGGACGTGGTGGGACCTCTCTGCCTCCCCGTTTGCTGGTGCTGTTTGGTTAGTTGGGGGCTGGGGATCCCCAAGCCCAGAGGCCAGATGCTTTTTGTTTGCTGGAGAAAGCAAGGGGGGAGCGAGAACCTTAGAGATCAGAAACcgtctccccctccccaaattttCTTGCGCTGGGGAAGGACGGTTGCTCTCAGTGTGTGACGTTTAGCTGAGAAGTGCCGCCCAGCAGGAACATGTGGCCCTGCCTCACCTCTTTGGTTGTCAAACCAACCCCAAAAGCACCCTGACAGGGACGGTGAAGGtggtggtaacacctgtgggatcGATCTTGCCGGGGAGCTGAGAAGGTGTGCGCCAGAGCTGACCCAGGGGAGCAAGATTTTGTGTGCCGGAGCTCATTTGGATAAAGATTGAGCAGACCCTTCCAGCGTCAGGGTATTTATCCCACTTCCAACATAAACTGAAGCCCCTCTCTACTTCTGGAACATCTCAAAATGGCACATCGTAGCTGGGTCAGTAAAAGCCTCACAGATCTCAGTGGTCAGTTGCCTCAGCCCCCCTGACCAGCATAGCAGAAACACCTACTTCAGCTGTAGGCCATACCCTCTCCAAGGGTTTAGCTTGCATCCAGGACATTCCTGACTTTTAACGGAGATACGGATGGCTTCCTGCTCCCATCCTTGCCCCGAGCTTGGTCGTGGCAGGGAGTGCAGCTATTGTGGGCTCCAGCAGTGACGGGAGAGCTCATTGGGGTCCCCGCTCACTCGGTGTCTCAGGAGCCATCCCTAGGTGATGTCCCCTGGGCTGCCAGCATCTGAGGTTTTTTATTCTCCCCTGAAATAGCAGCTCTGTGACTTTCAGAGATGGTGCTTGGCTCTTTTCCCTGAGAAAGCAAGAGGCAGCACGGCCCTGAATCTCCTGGGCTGCGGGCTTTCGAGCAGTGATGCCAGGCAGCTACTGTCACCGCAGGACTGATTTACCTCCAGTTTCAGAGGACAAAATATGTGCACTGATAATTCGGAAGTGATGACATCTTAAATTCATGTTCCTCTCCCTAACCTCTTCCATAAGCCTTGCTTTGATCAGAAACCCAGCTGGCGTTCCTCCGAGCTTGGGAGGAAGTCTGGAATAAAATCCAAAGACAAGAGCTATGCGAGTCCCCAGAGCCGCCTCCGTGGCTCTCCTGGCTGGGGTTTCCATCCTGCCTCCATGGGAGCGCTGCATTGTTTCTTGAAAATGAGGATCTTTTTACGAGGCTGTTGGGAAGTTTGTGGGTCCAAACTGGCGGCTGACTTTGCTCTGCCCAAGGGCTTCCCATCTGGGATGGTGGAAATGCCCTTTCTGATGGTCAATAATAAGTAGCTGAAGAGCGTGCAACCCCCAGAGAGGTCCTAGCTCAGTCGTTTTCTCCTCTGGCACGTCTTCTTCCGTGACCTTGTCCCTCTCAAACCCGGTCCCTTTCTTGTCTTGCAGGACGGGCGCTCTCTCATGCCTTGTCTCGCTCTTCTCCCCTCATAAAACCTCCTTCCGAAGGATGGCAGCTGCCTCTTTCCGCTACGGCGTGACCATCaccggggctgtgctgctggtgaCGGGGACGCTGTGCTTTGCCTGGTGGAGCGACGGGGAGGTGGGCTCCTCGGCTGGCAGCGGGGCTCGCCTCCTGCCCCCCCGGGAAGCCGAGGCGgttcccagctcctcctcctccagcgcCCTGCTCCGCTCCGTCAGCTTCTTCTGCTGCGGCATCGGcggcatcctcctcctcttcggcCTCCTCTGGTCCGTGAAAGCCAACGCCAGGGTGGTCTCCCGCCGCTACCAGTACCGTTTCCCCAGGGACCTGCAGTACTTCACCGCGGAGCCTCTGGAGAAGTGGAACTGCAGGTGGGTGCCACGTCCCCGCGCGGTGCTTGGGTGGGAAGAAGTCGAGGGTGGGTTTGACTGTCCCGGCACGGCCGTGTACCTAAGCCCGCTCTCAGGCTTGCTCGCTGGCGAGCTCAGATGAGCAGTAATGCCGCCGGCCGCTGCTCAGACCCCGTTCCgtgccctcctcctgctccctgagcAGATGCTCTTGCTCATTAGTGTCAACCTTCACCCAAGCCCCCGCAACCCGCCCGCCCTGCAGGCACCCTCCGTGCCCACGCTGGCTGCTCCCGTGGCCGGCTCAGCCGCAGACGGCTCTCCTTGCCCCGCGGGGCCATCACCGGCCGAGGCAGTCATCTCCTTAGCAGAGCCACCGAGCAGAAGACCGCATTGGTTTTCTGGCAGAGTgcctggatttggggggggggggggggggtcatccaGACCTCCAGCTGTTGAAAAGTTTCCCCATGCCACAGGTCTGCAGTGCTCTGTAAGGACCAAGGGGTTTTATGCCATCTTGAATGGAAACAAAATCTATGTTAAAagggaattagaagaaaaaaagaaggaaaataatcctTGGATTGGCATTAAGATGGGAGCGTAGGCAGTGGCTTCTACGAAGCCCATTTTGGGGTGTGGAAAGACCCCTCACCCTGCCCCAAACACCACTGCTGCTTGTCAGGTCCCCAGACTCTTCCTGTGAGAGCCTGAGATTCATtcccacttctggatttaaaagttttttgatcaaaagggttttttttccagagactgCTGTAGAAGCTGAGCcagccagcccttcccagtgctgttttatGGGGTCACAGCAAAGATCTTGGCTCCAGCATAAATCGGGCTCTGGGGAAAAGCAGCACTAAAAGAAACTCTGAAGAacataaaaccataaaaattcaGTCGGAGGGGGAGGCACGTTCCTGGTTCTCTGGGGGTTTCAGTGCCCATCCGAAT contains:
- the TMEM61 gene encoding transmembrane protein 61 codes for the protein MGVRSPPAPPPPPAPGPARPAGRAPPEPPLGRSGAGGGGGTGALSCLVSLFSPHKTSFRRMAAASFRYGVTITGAVLLVTGTLCFAWWSDGEVGSSAGSGARLLPPREAEAVPSSSSSSALLRSVSFFCCGIGGILLLFGLLWSVKANARVVSRRYQYRFPRDLQYFTAEPLEKWNCSTWDASAIPTYEEALTCRPAHGAPAYIQPPGRKEELTPPLYRYLEEDESWQGGRRRSSSDSALFRPSPSWLETQHPGEPQATPPPSYENISVRGV